In Fodinicurvata sediminis DSM 21159, one genomic interval encodes:
- a CDS encoding NAD(P)/FAD-dependent oxidoreductase has product MAEASDLPSACDVAVVGGGPAGLAAATELKRQGVARVLVLDREPAAGGIPRHCGHYPFGMREFRKVLRGPDYAGRLVTRAAQAGAEIHTGVTVTRIQPGGRLSLTSPEGTKELQAKRVLLCTGVRETSRAARLIGGERPLGVLPTGALQSLVYLEQMKPFERPVILGSELVSFSALMTCRHAGIEPQAMIEPNQRITARNPARGLPFLLGVPLHLGCEIEGIIGEKRVEAVQLRNRDGRQWELPCDGVLMTGRFTPEATLARMGHLELDRGTGGPRVDQYGRSSDPDIFVAGNLLRPVETAGWSWKEGLQVARCLARDLEAPQEREGTLELRAEGEAIRYLMPQQVTLPLQDTAFQDIQVRVDRPARGSLLIRSAGRILWGRRLSALPERRILVPLDVLANAAPDCPVEVVFEEENGL; this is encoded by the coding sequence ATGGCTGAGGCATCAGACCTGCCCTCTGCGTGCGATGTTGCCGTGGTCGGCGGTGGACCGGCCGGTTTGGCGGCCGCCACGGAACTGAAGCGGCAAGGCGTTGCGCGCGTCCTCGTCCTGGACCGCGAGCCGGCTGCCGGCGGCATTCCACGCCACTGCGGTCATTATCCCTTTGGCATGCGCGAATTCCGGAAGGTCCTGCGCGGACCCGACTATGCCGGGCGCCTGGTCACGCGCGCCGCGCAGGCGGGGGCAGAGATTCATACCGGCGTTACCGTTACCAGGATTCAGCCGGGTGGGCGCCTGTCGCTCACAAGCCCAGAGGGGACGAAAGAGCTGCAGGCCAAGCGGGTCCTGCTTTGTACCGGCGTTCGGGAAACAAGCCGGGCTGCACGCCTGATCGGCGGCGAGCGCCCGCTGGGCGTCCTGCCCACCGGCGCCCTGCAGTCCCTGGTCTATCTGGAGCAGATGAAGCCCTTCGAGCGCCCGGTCATCCTGGGCAGCGAGTTGGTGTCCTTCTCGGCGCTGATGACCTGTCGCCATGCCGGGATAGAACCCCAGGCCATGATCGAGCCCAACCAAAGGATCACGGCGCGCAACCCCGCGCGGGGGCTGCCGTTTCTTCTGGGGGTGCCGCTTCACCTTGGCTGCGAGATTGAAGGCATCATTGGCGAGAAACGGGTTGAAGCCGTGCAGCTTCGTAACCGGGATGGTCGTCAGTGGGAGCTGCCCTGCGACGGGGTTCTCATGACCGGGCGCTTCACGCCTGAGGCCACATTGGCCCGCATGGGACACCTGGAGCTGGATCGTGGAACGGGCGGGCCGCGTGTGGATCAGTATGGGCGCAGTTCGGATCCGGACATCTTCGTTGCCGGAAACCTGCTGCGGCCCGTCGAAACGGCCGGCTGGAGCTGGAAGGAAGGCCTGCAGGTGGCCCGCTGCCTGGCCCGGGACCTGGAAGCCCCGCAAGAGCGAGAGGGAACACTGGAACTGCGCGCCGAGGGTGAAGCCATACGCTATCTGATGCCGCAGCAGGTCACACTGCCGCTCCAGGACACGGCATTCCAGGATATCCAGGTACGGGTCGACCGCCCGGCGCGGGGCAGCCTTCTGATACGCTCGGCAGGGCGCATCCTGTGGGGGCGGCGCCTGTCAGCTCTGCCCGAGCGACGGATCCTGGTGCCGCTGGATGTCTTGGCGAACGCTGCGCCGGATTGTCCTGTAGAGGTCGTCTTTGAAGAGGAGAATGGACTGTGA
- a CDS encoding FGGY family carbohydrate kinase — protein sequence MSVLALDQGTTSTRAVVMGEDGQPRVLVAREHHQFYPRSGWVEHDPEELIASLRNCIEAAGTCSAIGIDNQGESCLAWDGDSKQAISPVIVWQDNRTQDRIERLQAEGAESVTLERAGLPLDSYFSATKLAWILENIPEAAHLHQKGRLRLGTTDAFFLDRLTGHFVTDISTASRTSLMNLATGAWDEELCRLFGVPMECLPRIVSSTGDFGAIETERGAVPVTASIVDQQAALYGHGCRTAGHAKVTFGTGAFALMVTGAEIFRSPEEGLLPTVAWQKEGEAPVYALDGGIYCASAAVNWARELGLFRTVDELNAFEGPPVLERGLVFVPALAGLACPHWDRGARGLWAGLSLETSGLDMARAVLEGVACRAAEVLGAMQARLPITDALSIDGGMAKNPCFRQFLADLLERDIVQAASSELTALGTLQLAGEASGQLVSYQSAGRVIAPETPCSHLLPRFQQAVAFTQAWPDRAES from the coding sequence GTGAGCGTTCTCGCACTGGATCAGGGAACGACGAGCACACGTGCTGTCGTCATGGGCGAAGATGGTCAGCCGCGCGTCCTGGTCGCTCGTGAACATCACCAATTCTATCCCCGGTCCGGTTGGGTGGAACATGACCCCGAGGAGTTGATTGCCTCCCTGCGCAATTGCATCGAGGCAGCGGGCACCTGTTCGGCCATCGGCATCGACAACCAGGGGGAAAGCTGCCTGGCCTGGGACGGGGACAGCAAGCAGGCCATCTCTCCGGTCATCGTCTGGCAGGACAACCGCACCCAGGACAGGATCGAGCGCCTTCAGGCGGAGGGTGCAGAAAGCGTGACACTGGAACGTGCCGGTTTGCCGCTCGATTCCTATTTCTCGGCCACGAAGCTGGCCTGGATCCTGGAGAACATTCCCGAAGCCGCGCATCTGCACCAGAAGGGGCGGCTGCGCCTGGGCACTACGGATGCCTTTTTCCTGGATCGGCTGACGGGACATTTCGTGACCGACATTAGCACGGCCTCGCGGACCTCGCTGATGAACCTGGCGACGGGGGCCTGGGACGAAGAGCTTTGCCGCCTGTTCGGTGTGCCCATGGAGTGCCTGCCTCGAATCGTTTCCTCGACGGGTGATTTCGGTGCCATCGAAACGGAACGGGGTGCCGTGCCCGTCACGGCCAGCATTGTCGACCAGCAGGCGGCGCTTTATGGCCATGGCTGCCGCACGGCCGGGCATGCCAAGGTGACCTTCGGCACCGGTGCCTTTGCCCTTATGGTGACCGGTGCCGAGATCTTCCGGTCCCCGGAGGAAGGACTGTTGCCCACCGTAGCCTGGCAGAAGGAGGGCGAAGCTCCGGTCTATGCACTGGACGGCGGAATCTACTGTGCCAGCGCGGCCGTCAACTGGGCGCGCGAGCTGGGACTGTTTCGGACTGTCGATGAGTTGAACGCCTTCGAAGGCCCCCCTGTCCTGGAAAGAGGGTTGGTTTTCGTGCCGGCCCTGGCCGGCCTGGCCTGTCCGCATTGGGACCGCGGTGCGCGTGGCCTTTGGGCTGGTCTGTCGCTGGAAACAAGCGGGCTGGACATGGCCCGCGCCGTTCTGGAGGGTGTGGCCTGCCGCGCGGCCGAGGTTCTGGGGGCCATGCAGGCGCGCCTGCCGATAACGGACGCTCTGTCCATCGATGGGGGAATGGCCAAGAACCCCTGTTTCCGGCAGTTCCTGGCCGACCTGCTGGAGCGTGACATCGTGCAGGCCGCCAGCAGCGAACTGACCGCGCTGGGGACCTTGCAGCTGGCGGGCGAAGCGTCTGGACAGCTTGTCAGCTATCAATCGGCCGGCCGCGTGATTGCGCCGGAGACACCCTGTTCCCACCTGTTGCCGCGCTTCCAGCAGGCCGTGGCTTTCACGCAGGCCTGGCCCGATCGGGCTGAATCCTGA
- a CDS encoding GDP-mannose 4,6-dehydratase translates to MTVILTGCAGFIGNAVALDLVARGYQVLGIDNLNDYYTPQLKQDRLARLADAPGFTFLEADISDRTAMLALLDSHAETRWIVHLAAQAGVRYSLENPYAYAQSNLMGQVVMQELARHLPYLEHFVFASSSSVYGLDAELPFSEDQAADRPVSLYAATKRSDELMAHSYAHLYRIPSTGLRFFTVYGPWGRPDMAPWLFTDAVLRGHSIKLFNNGQAQRDFTYIDDIVAGVTAAMTRPPSDGGAKAPPYALYNLGNNQPTELMDFIAEIERITSRKAQLDPQPAQPGDMEATFADIEAARRDLGFSPRTNLSKGLEQLTVWFREYYGL, encoded by the coding sequence ATGACCGTCATCCTTACGGGTTGCGCCGGCTTCATCGGCAACGCCGTGGCGCTGGATCTGGTGGCCCGGGGCTACCAGGTTCTGGGCATCGACAACCTGAACGACTACTACACGCCGCAACTGAAGCAGGACCGCCTGGCCCGGCTGGCCGACGCTCCCGGCTTCACCTTTCTGGAAGCTGACATTTCGGACCGCACGGCCATGCTGGCCCTGCTGGACAGCCACGCTGAAACACGCTGGATCGTGCATCTGGCCGCACAGGCCGGGGTGCGCTATTCCCTGGAAAACCCCTATGCCTATGCCCAGTCCAACCTGATGGGTCAGGTGGTGATGCAGGAACTGGCCCGTCATCTGCCGTATCTGGAACACTTCGTCTTTGCCAGTTCCTCGTCGGTTTACGGCCTGGATGCCGAACTGCCCTTTTCCGAAGACCAAGCCGCCGACCGGCCGGTTTCCCTCTATGCCGCGACCAAGCGCTCGGACGAACTGATGGCGCACAGCTATGCCCATCTCTATCGCATTCCCAGCACGGGCCTGCGCTTCTTCACGGTCTACGGCCCCTGGGGCCGGCCCGACATGGCGCCCTGGCTGTTTACCGATGCCGTCCTGCGCGGCCACTCCATCAAGCTGTTCAACAACGGCCAGGCACAACGGGACTTCACCTATATCGATGACATCGTGGCCGGGGTCACAGCGGCCATGACGCGCCCGCCATCCGACGGCGGCGCCAAGGCGCCGCCCTATGCTCTCTACAATCTCGGCAACAATCAGCCCACAGAGCTGATGGACTTCATCGCCGAGATCGAACGCATCACGAGCCGCAAGGCCCAGCTGGACCCTCAGCCCGCCCAACCCGGCGACATGGAAGCCACCTTCGCTGATATCGAAGCCGCCCGGCGGGACCTGGGCTTTTCCCCGCGCACCAACCTGTCAAAGGGGCTGGAACAGCTTACCGTCTGGTTTCGGGAGTATTACGGGCTGTAA
- a CDS encoding adenosine deaminase, whose amino-acid sequence MSGLQEFIKAMPKVELHLHIEGSLEPPMMFELARRNGVEIPYGSVEEIEQAFRRGARFENLQDFLDLYYAGMSVLKTEADFHDLTLAYLERSAKQNVVHAEIFFDPQAHTDRGVPFETVIHGITRAMDAAEERWGITSQLIMCFLRHLDEDAAFATLRESLLYKDRILGVGLDSGEQGNPPSKFQRVFAEARSQGFQVAVAHAGEEGPPEYVREALDLLHVDRLDHGNRALEDSELVERLVASGMALTVCPLSNYKLCVVEDLKQHPLKVMLERGLKATMNSDDPSYFDGYVSENYLAVSEALDLDREDILTLARNGIEASFVTPERKKSLQRQLEDYAAAAVA is encoded by the coding sequence ATGAGCGGTCTGCAGGAATTCATCAAGGCAATGCCCAAGGTCGAGCTGCATCTTCATATCGAGGGCAGCCTCGAGCCGCCGATGATGTTCGAGCTGGCGCGGCGCAACGGCGTCGAAATTCCCTATGGCAGCGTGGAGGAGATCGAGCAGGCTTTCCGGCGCGGCGCCCGCTTCGAGAACCTGCAGGATTTCCTGGATCTTTACTACGCCGGCATGTCCGTCCTGAAGACAGAAGCCGATTTCCACGACCTGACCCTTGCCTATCTGGAACGCTCTGCTAAGCAGAACGTGGTGCATGCCGAGATCTTCTTCGACCCCCAGGCCCATACTGATCGCGGCGTGCCCTTCGAGACCGTGATCCATGGCATCACGCGGGCAATGGATGCGGCCGAAGAACGCTGGGGCATCACATCGCAGTTGATCATGTGCTTCCTGCGGCATCTGGACGAGGACGCCGCCTTCGCCACGCTGCGCGAAAGCCTGCTCTACAAGGACAGGATCCTGGGGGTCGGGCTCGACAGTGGCGAGCAGGGCAATCCGCCTTCGAAGTTCCAGCGGGTCTTTGCCGAAGCGCGCAGCCAAGGCTTCCAGGTCGCCGTGGCCCATGCCGGCGAGGAGGGGCCGCCGGAGTACGTGCGCGAGGCGCTGGACCTGCTTCACGTGGACCGCCTGGATCACGGTAATCGCGCCCTGGAAGACAGTGAACTGGTCGAGCGCCTGGTCGCCAGCGGCATGGCGCTCACCGTCTGTCCCTTGAGCAACTACAAGCTCTGCGTCGTCGAGGACCTGAAGCAGCATCCCCTGAAGGTCATGCTGGAGCGCGGCCTGAAGGCGACAATGAACTCGGACGATCCCTCTTACTTCGATGGCTATGTCAGCGAGAACTACCTGGCCGTGAGCGAAGCACTGGACCTCGACCGCGAGGATATCCTGACCCTGGCCCGCAACGGGATCGAGGCCAGCTTCGTCACACCCGAGCGCAAGAAAAGCCTGCAGCGACAGCTGGAGGACTACGCCGCGGCGGCAGTCGCATAG
- a CDS encoding LysR family transcriptional regulator → MIDLQHLAIIREVNRSGSLTTAADRLCLSQSAVSHAMRRFEQRFGVSVWQREGRSIRLTRAGSYLLALAERVLPQIEHAETALEDFASGRGGVLRIGMECHPCHQWLMRVVNPYLQAWPAVDLDVTSAFRFGGLGALLGHEIDLLITPDPIERPGLAYLPVFDYEMVLAVPSGHPLADKRVATPSDLNGETLITYPVTPERLDVFTRFLVPAGCLPKRHRSVETTELMLQMVATGRGVSAIPDWLIREMPWGNGLHTLRLGPEGIDKSIHIGLRDEDLETRYIQGFVDLARKTTNAPA, encoded by the coding sequence ATGATTGACCTTCAACACCTTGCCATCATCCGTGAAGTCAACCGCAGCGGCAGCCTCACCACCGCGGCCGACCGCTTGTGTCTCAGCCAATCGGCCGTCAGCCACGCCATGCGCCGTTTCGAGCAGCGTTTTGGCGTATCCGTCTGGCAGAGGGAGGGACGCAGCATACGGCTGACCCGTGCAGGCAGTTACCTCCTGGCACTGGCCGAGCGCGTCCTGCCCCAGATCGAACATGCGGAAACGGCGCTTGAGGACTTTGCCTCGGGCCGTGGCGGTGTCCTCCGCATCGGCATGGAGTGCCATCCCTGTCACCAGTGGCTCATGCGGGTGGTGAATCCCTACCTGCAGGCCTGGCCCGCCGTGGACCTGGATGTAACCAGTGCATTCCGTTTCGGCGGGCTCGGGGCCTTGCTGGGGCATGAAATCGATCTGCTGATCACGCCCGACCCCATCGAACGGCCCGGGCTGGCCTACCTGCCCGTCTTCGACTACGAAATGGTCCTGGCCGTGCCCTCCGGACACCCATTGGCTGACAAGCGTGTCGCTACGCCCTCGGACCTGAACGGCGAGACCCTGATCACTTACCCCGTAACGCCTGAGCGGCTGGATGTCTTCACGCGTTTCCTGGTCCCGGCCGGCTGTCTGCCAAAGCGCCACAGGAGTGTGGAGACCACGGAACTGATGCTGCAGATGGTGGCAACGGGCCGCGGTGTCAGCGCGATACCGGATTGGCTGATCCGCGAGATGCCCTGGGGAAATGGCCTGCACACCCTGCGCCTTGGCCCAGAGGGCATCGACAAGAGCATTCACATTGGACTGCGGGACGAGGACCTGGAGACCCGTTATATACAGGGCTTTGTCGACTTAGCTCGCAAGACCACCAACGCCCCGGCCTGA